In Capillimicrobium parvum, a genomic segment contains:
- the dinB gene encoding DNA polymerase IV, whose product MKIAHLDMDAFYVSVELQRRPELRGKPVIVAGTGPRAVVTTASYEARKFGVGSAMPAARARRLCPAAINIPPDFAAYRAVSRQVMDLLRDHVERVEVVGLDEAYLDLSGLVAPNAAMRRLVADIRRATGLSASVGIGPNKLVAKVASDAEKPAGFVVLTREGACARFADASPGLVPGIGPKTVERLAALGITTLGRLAQTPEAALQERFGTNQGRDLLARARFHGSAQLTLERVAVSESRETTFNTDVADRAEQEAHLRRLSDELCAGLKRPGRTIAIKVRLDDWTTVTRARTIAEATADAHVVGGVALDLLRAYAPARPVRLLGVRVAGFDAPAPEVDAGQLALPL is encoded by the coding sequence CATGGACGCGTTCTACGTGTCCGTGGAGCTCCAGCGCCGCCCCGAGCTGCGCGGCAAGCCGGTCATCGTCGCGGGCACGGGCCCGCGGGCGGTCGTCACGACCGCCAGCTACGAGGCGCGCAAGTTCGGCGTCGGCTCGGCGATGCCCGCCGCGCGGGCGCGGCGCCTGTGCCCGGCGGCGATCAACATCCCACCCGACTTCGCGGCCTACCGTGCGGTCTCCAGGCAGGTCATGGACCTGCTGCGCGACCACGTCGAGCGCGTGGAGGTCGTCGGGCTCGACGAGGCCTACCTGGACCTCAGCGGCCTCGTCGCCCCGAACGCGGCCATGCGCCGGCTCGTCGCCGACATCCGGCGCGCGACCGGACTCTCCGCGTCCGTCGGCATCGGCCCGAACAAGCTCGTCGCAAAGGTGGCCTCCGACGCCGAGAAGCCCGCCGGCTTCGTCGTCCTCACGCGCGAGGGGGCGTGCGCGCGCTTCGCGGACGCCTCGCCGGGCCTCGTGCCCGGCATCGGGCCGAAGACCGTCGAGCGCCTGGCCGCGCTCGGGATCACGACGCTGGGCCGGCTGGCGCAGACGCCCGAGGCGGCCCTCCAGGAACGCTTCGGCACGAACCAGGGCCGCGATCTGCTCGCCCGCGCGCGCTTCCACGGCTCGGCGCAGCTCACGCTCGAGCGCGTCGCGGTCAGCGAGTCGCGCGAGACGACGTTCAACACCGATGTCGCCGATCGCGCGGAGCAGGAGGCGCACCTGCGCCGGCTCTCCGACGAGCTGTGCGCCGGGCTGAAGCGCCCCGGGCGCACGATCGCGATCAAGGTGCGCCTCGACGACTGGACCACGGTCACGCGCGCCCGCACGATCGCCGAGGCGACCGCCGACGCGCACGTCGTCGGCGGCGTCGCGCTCGACCTCCTGCGCGCCTACGCGCCCGCCCGGCCGGTGCGGCTGCTCGGCGTCCGCGTCGCCGGGTTCGACGCGCCGGCGCCGGAGGTCGACGCCGGCCAGCTCGCCCTGCCGCTGTAG
- a CDS encoding alpha/beta fold hydrolase — protein sequence MPHATIHGHDLYYERSGSGEPLLLIMGMSGTHLSWGEPFLDGLRREFEVCVYDHRGVGHSSATEPGFTIADLADDAAGVLDALDWDTAHVVGISMGGMIAQELALRHPERLRTLTLGCTYPGGAGSVLASQETMGKLMEGMSSGDPEQAVRASWEVNVSPAFAADDAAFAAFRGAALELPVALEVIMAQAQAVMGHDASERLVDVSAPTLVIHGTADEMLPVANAALIAEKIPDSRLEILDGVGHIFFRERPGDSVRLIADHAREAGRV from the coding sequence ATGCCTCACGCCACCATCCACGGCCACGACCTGTACTACGAGCGCTCCGGATCCGGCGAGCCGCTCCTGCTGATCATGGGCATGAGCGGCACCCACCTCAGCTGGGGCGAGCCGTTCCTCGACGGCCTGCGCCGGGAGTTCGAGGTCTGCGTCTACGACCACCGCGGCGTGGGGCACTCCTCGGCGACCGAGCCGGGCTTCACGATCGCCGACCTGGCCGACGACGCCGCGGGCGTGCTCGACGCGCTCGACTGGGACACCGCCCACGTCGTCGGCATCTCGATGGGCGGGATGATCGCCCAGGAGCTCGCGCTGCGCCATCCCGAGCGCCTGCGCACGCTGACGCTCGGCTGCACCTATCCAGGCGGCGCGGGCTCCGTGCTGGCCTCACAGGAGACGATGGGCAAGCTCATGGAGGGGATGAGCTCCGGCGATCCTGAGCAGGCGGTCCGCGCCAGCTGGGAGGTCAACGTGTCCCCGGCCTTCGCGGCCGACGACGCCGCCTTCGCCGCATTCCGCGGCGCGGCGCTCGAGCTGCCGGTCGCCCTGGAGGTCATCATGGCCCAGGCGCAGGCCGTCATGGGCCACGACGCGAGCGAGCGCCTGGTGGACGTCAGCGCCCCGACGCTCGTCATCCACGGCACCGCCGACGAGATGCTGCCGGTCGCCAACGCCGCGCTCATCGCCGAGAAGATCCCCGACAGCCGCCTGGAGATCCTCGACGGCGTCGGGCACATCTTCTTCCGCGAGCGCCCCGGCGACAGCGTGAGGCTCATCGCCGACCACGCGCGGGAGGCCGGCCGTGTCTGA
- a CDS encoding enoyl-CoA hydratase/isomerase family protein: MSDPVLLDVRDGVAHLTLNRPGAGNPVSLEAAGALRDHARSLHGRDDVRAVILGADGPNFSVGGDLRYMHEAEETEAAVLALVEAFHDGVEALLALDAPLVTAVRGAAAGGGMSLAMIGDIVVASQTARFTMAYTQIGFSPDGGATWTLPRIVGWRRAAELMLLNERIDAAGALEMGLVTRVVDDEQLEAKAGEIAGKLASGSTPAFGAVRRLLRASATNSLTDQLAAEAPSISRLAASPDGREGVSAFFEKRAPAFGR, from the coding sequence GTGTCTGATCCCGTCCTGCTCGACGTCCGCGACGGCGTCGCGCACCTGACGCTCAACCGCCCCGGCGCCGGCAACCCGGTCAGCCTCGAGGCCGCGGGCGCGCTGCGGGACCACGCCCGCAGCCTCCACGGCCGCGACGACGTCCGCGCGGTGATCCTCGGCGCCGACGGCCCGAACTTCTCGGTCGGCGGCGACCTGCGCTACATGCACGAGGCCGAGGAGACGGAGGCGGCGGTCCTCGCGCTCGTCGAGGCGTTCCACGACGGCGTGGAGGCGCTGCTCGCCCTCGACGCGCCGCTCGTCACGGCCGTGCGCGGCGCCGCGGCCGGCGGCGGGATGAGCTTGGCGATGATCGGCGACATCGTCGTCGCCTCGCAGACCGCGCGCTTCACGATGGCCTACACCCAGATCGGCTTCTCGCCCGACGGCGGCGCCACGTGGACGCTGCCGCGCATCGTCGGCTGGCGACGGGCGGCGGAGCTGATGCTCCTCAACGAGCGCATCGACGCCGCCGGCGCGCTCGAGATGGGCCTCGTGACCCGCGTCGTGGACGACGAGCAGCTGGAGGCGAAGGCGGGCGAGATCGCGGGCAAGCTGGCGTCCGGCTCGACGCCCGCGTTCGGCGCCGTGCGGCGGCTCCTGCGGGCGTCGGCGACGAACTCGCTGACGGACCAGCTCGCTGCCGAGGCGCCGTCGATCTCCAGGCTCGCCGCCTCGCCCGACGGGCGCGAGGGGGTCAGCGCGTTCTTCGAGAAGCGCGCGCCCGCGTTCGGCCGCTAG
- the trxA gene encoding thioredoxin, with translation MTVIDVTEATFQAEVLDRSRTVPVVVDFWAEWCGPCRQLGPALEKAANAREGEVVLAKLDTDANQQLATAFQIQGIPAVKAFKDGRVVSEFVGAQPPAAVEQFFDALVPSEADRLVAAGDEASLRRAVELAPARPDAVVPLARILLGRGERDEALELLKNVPGDFQAEGLLARARLEEADAPVDVSEALTALDAGDRERATDLLIEALPDADGAKDDLRRVIVAILDELGVDSDFARDARRRLATALY, from the coding sequence ATGACCGTCATCGACGTCACCGAAGCGACCTTCCAGGCGGAGGTCCTCGACCGCTCCCGCACCGTCCCGGTCGTCGTCGACTTCTGGGCCGAGTGGTGCGGTCCCTGCCGGCAGCTCGGGCCCGCGCTCGAGAAGGCCGCCAACGCCCGCGAGGGCGAGGTCGTGCTGGCCAAGCTCGACACCGACGCCAACCAGCAGCTCGCGACCGCCTTCCAGATCCAGGGCATCCCCGCCGTCAAGGCGTTCAAGGACGGCCGCGTCGTCTCCGAGTTCGTCGGCGCCCAGCCGCCGGCCGCCGTCGAGCAGTTCTTCGACGCGCTGGTCCCGTCCGAGGCCGACCGCCTGGTCGCCGCGGGCGACGAGGCGTCCCTGCGCCGGGCCGTCGAGCTCGCGCCCGCGCGCCCCGACGCCGTCGTGCCGCTCGCGCGGATCCTGCTCGGGCGCGGCGAGCGCGACGAGGCGCTCGAGCTCCTGAAGAACGTGCCCGGCGACTTCCAGGCCGAGGGGCTGCTCGCCCGCGCGCGCCTCGAGGAGGCGGACGCGCCCGTCGACGTCAGCGAGGCGCTGACGGCGCTGGACGCCGGCGACCGCGAACGCGCGACGGATCTGCTGATCGAGGCGCTGCCGGACGCCGACGGCGCCAAGGACGACCTGCGCCGCGTGATCGTCGCGATCCTCGACGAGCTCGGCGTCGACAGCGACTTCGCGCGGGACGCCCGGCGCCGCCTGGCGACCGCCCTCTACTAG
- a CDS encoding alpha/beta fold hydrolase — protein sequence MRLSYDDTGSGTPVVLLHGLTATRRYVVMGSTALERSGHRVVAPDARGHGESDPGDRYDYEALAADLGELLDELGIERAVLAGASMGAHTLLRYALEHAERALGLVVITPAYDPEDFPGDLDRWDALSAGLRDGGVDGFVAAYGEPDVPEKWRGTVETVIRQRLGQHRHPAALADALRQVPRSRPFAAWGDLHALDLPVTVVADRDEADPGHPLAVGERYAAEIPGAELAVEEEGRSPLAWQGSQLSKIIAAVAARA from the coding sequence ATGCGCTTGTCCTACGACGACACGGGCAGCGGCACGCCGGTCGTGCTGCTCCACGGCCTGACCGCGACGCGCCGCTACGTGGTGATGGGCTCGACCGCTCTGGAGCGCTCCGGCCACCGCGTCGTCGCCCCTGACGCACGCGGCCACGGCGAGTCCGATCCGGGCGACCGCTACGACTACGAGGCGCTTGCCGCCGACCTCGGGGAGCTGCTCGACGAGCTGGGCATCGAGCGGGCTGTGCTCGCCGGCGCGTCGATGGGCGCGCACACGCTGTTGCGCTACGCGCTGGAGCATGCGGAGCGCGCGCTCGGCCTCGTGGTCATCACGCCCGCCTACGACCCGGAGGACTTCCCGGGCGACCTCGACCGCTGGGACGCGCTGAGCGCCGGCCTGCGCGACGGCGGGGTGGACGGCTTCGTCGCGGCCTACGGCGAGCCGGACGTGCCGGAGAAGTGGCGCGGCACCGTCGAGACGGTCATCCGCCAGCGCCTGGGCCAGCACCGCCACCCCGCGGCGCTCGCGGACGCGCTGCGCCAGGTCCCGCGGTCGCGGCCGTTCGCCGCGTGGGGCGACCTGCACGCCCTCGACCTCCCCGTCACCGTGGTGGCCGACCGCGACGAGGCCGACCCGGGGCATCCCCTCGCGGTCGGCGAGCGCTACGCGGCCGAGATCCCCGGCGCCGAGCTCGCCGTGGAGGAGGAGGGCCGCTCGCCGCTGGCCTGGCAGGGCAGCCAGCTGTCGAAGATCATCGCCGCCGTCGCCGCCCGCGCTTGA
- a CDS encoding phytoene desaturase family protein gives MSARAVVIGSGPNGLAAAIRLAEHGHPVTVLEAGPVPGGAVRTEELTLPGYRHDTFSSVYPAGAASPVFRRMPLAGHGLSWTHPQACYAHPLPGGRAVALYRSLDRTVAGLDAINAGDGQRWAAFAGPLLDAFEALRATMLSGFPPVRGALRLLGALGPVGAAAFGGLVLGSAQGLGRRLFGGEGSRAWLYGSAGHGDVPPTGAGSAIAVSYLNLMGHAVGWPSPRGGAQKLTDALVSYLRALGGDVRTGEVVVGVETPGGRVTAVQIEGGERVGADLVVADVMPHALVGLVGPDRLPPAYRGLMRRYRYGPATLKVDWALDGPIPWEAPEPRGAGTVHVAGGEEELLATIAQSERGLPERPFMLLGQQSLADPTRAPAGHHTAWAYTHGPRTGIDWAAEQARHVERMEAQVERFAPGFRDRILARHVMGPAELQARDRNLVGGDVGGGSYRLPQVVLRPIPSISPYRTPVDGLYLGSAAAFPGGAVHGVPGDAAAAAALRDLKRGRRRRR, from the coding sequence ATGAGCGCACGCGCCGTCGTCATCGGGAGTGGGCCGAACGGGCTGGCGGCCGCGATCCGCCTCGCCGAGCACGGACATCCCGTCACGGTGCTCGAGGCCGGCCCGGTGCCCGGCGGCGCGGTGCGCACCGAGGAGCTCACGCTGCCGGGCTACCGGCACGACACGTTCTCCTCCGTCTACCCCGCGGGCGCGGCGTCACCGGTGTTCCGGCGCATGCCGCTCGCCGGCCACGGCCTGTCGTGGACGCATCCGCAGGCCTGTTACGCCCACCCGCTGCCCGGCGGCCGCGCCGTCGCGCTGTACCGCTCGCTCGACCGGACGGTGGCCGGCCTGGATGCCATCAACGCCGGCGACGGACAGCGCTGGGCAGCGTTCGCGGGGCCGCTGCTCGACGCGTTCGAGGCGCTGCGCGCGACGATGCTCTCCGGGTTCCCGCCCGTGCGCGGTGCGCTGCGGCTGCTCGGCGCGCTGGGCCCCGTCGGCGCGGCCGCGTTCGGCGGGCTCGTCCTCGGCTCCGCCCAGGGCCTGGGCCGGCGGCTGTTCGGCGGCGAGGGCTCGCGCGCGTGGCTGTACGGCTCGGCCGGTCACGGCGACGTGCCGCCCACCGGCGCCGGCAGCGCCATCGCGGTCAGCTACCTGAACCTCATGGGCCACGCCGTCGGCTGGCCGAGCCCGCGCGGCGGCGCGCAGAAGCTCACCGACGCGCTCGTCTCCTACCTGCGCGCGCTCGGCGGCGACGTGCGGACCGGTGAGGTGGTTGTCGGCGTGGAGACCCCCGGCGGGCGGGTGACCGCCGTGCAGATCGAGGGCGGCGAGCGCGTCGGCGCCGATCTCGTCGTCGCCGACGTCATGCCGCACGCCCTCGTCGGGCTCGTCGGCCCGGACCGCCTGCCGCCCGCGTACCGGGGCCTCATGCGCCGCTACCGCTACGGACCGGCGACGTTGAAGGTCGACTGGGCGCTCGACGGCCCGATCCCGTGGGAGGCGCCCGAGCCGCGCGGCGCCGGGACGGTCCACGTCGCGGGCGGCGAGGAGGAACTGCTGGCCACGATCGCGCAGAGCGAGCGCGGGCTGCCCGAGCGGCCGTTCATGCTCCTCGGCCAGCAGTCGCTCGCCGACCCCACGCGCGCGCCCGCCGGGCACCACACCGCTTGGGCGTACACGCACGGCCCGCGCACCGGGATCGACTGGGCGGCCGAGCAGGCGCGCCACGTCGAGCGCATGGAGGCGCAGGTCGAGCGCTTCGCGCCGGGCTTCCGCGACCGGATCCTCGCCCGCCACGTCATGGGCCCCGCCGAGCTGCAGGCCCGCGACCGCAACCTCGTGGGCGGCGACGTCGGCGGCGGCAGCTACCGCCTCCCCCAGGTCGTGCTGCGCCCGATCCCGTCGATCTCGCCCTACCGCACGCCGGTGGACGGCCTGTACCTCGGCAGCGCCGCCGCGTTCCCCGGGGGCGCGGTACACGGGGTGCCCGGCGATGCGGCGGCCGCCGCCGCCCTGCGCGACCTCAAGCGCGGGCGGCGACGGCGGCGATGA